The Plantactinospora sp. KBS50 sequence ACCTGGTTGCGGATGCGCTCGTCGAGGAAGCGGCGCACGGTGTCCCGCAGCGTGCGCTCCTCCTCGGTGAGCAGTCCGTCCAGGTCGAGCAGGTCGGCTGGGTCTGTCATCGGTCCTCCCCTGTGCAGTCGGCGTCGGTCCGCGAGGCGGTCGGCGTCAGTCCGCGAGCGGACCGTCGGCCATGGAATCGAGCCACGCCAGCACGTCCGTGGTGTCGGCGCCCAGGCCGGGCGGGGCGCAGCGGTACGTCACCGGCGTGGCGGAGAGCCGGAACGGGCTGGCGACCTGGCGGCTGCCGGCCACGTCCCGCACCGGTTGCAGGCCGAGGTCGGCCGCCAGCGACATGCCCTGGGCGATGTCGTTGATCGGTCCACAGGGCACACCGGCCCGGCCGAGCAGGGTGGTCCAGGCGTCGGCACCGCGCTCGGCGAGCCGGGCGGCCAGGATCTCGAACAGTTCCGCCCGGTTGGCCACCCGGGCGGCGTTGGTCGCGAAGCGCTCGTCGGCGGCCAGCTCCGGCCGGCCGACGCAGCGACACAGCGCGGCGAACTGCCGGTCGTTGCCGGCGGCCACGATCAGCTCCCGGTCGGCGGTCGGGAACGGCTCGTACGGGCAGATGCTCGGGTGCCGGATTCCCATCCCCCGGGCGACGTGCCCGCCGAGGGCGTACCCGCCGGCGAAGTTGACCATCCCGGACAGGGTGGAGCCGAGCAGGCTGACCTCGATGTGCTGGCCGGTGCCGCTGCTCTCCCGGTGGTGCAGCGCGGCCAGCACGCCGATCGCGGCGTGCAGCCCGGCCAGCACGTCGCTGATCGGGATGCCCGCCTTGCTGGGGGTCTGCGGGTCGGGGCCGGTCAGGCTCATCATCCCGGACACCGCCTGGACGACCAGGTCGTAGGCCGGCAGCGCCGGGTCGGCGTCCGGGCCGTACCCGGTGATCGAGCAGTAGACCAGGGCCGGGTTGATCCGGCTCAGCTCGGAGTGGCCCAGGCCGAGCCGGGTCGCACCGCCCGGGCGGAAGTTCTGCACCAGTACGTCCGCCCGGGCGGCGAGCCGACGGGCGTAGGCACGCCCGTGGTCGGTGCGCAGGTCCAGCACGACGCTGCGCTTGTTGCGGTTGATCGACTGGTAGTAGGTGCTGACCCCGTCATGCCAGGGCGGCCCCCAGCGTCGGGTGTCGTCCCCGGCCGGCGACTCGACCTTAACGACGGTGGCGCCGAGGTCGGCCAGCAGCATGGTCGCGTACGGCCCGGCGAGCACCCGGGAGAAGTCGGCCACCAGGATCCCGGCCAGCGGGCCGGGTGTGCTGCCGTTCGAGGTGGTGCCGTGGGGGTTGACGCTGTTCGGGGCGGCGGGCTCGGTCGGCTTCACGCGGCGTCGCTTTCGGCGGGTACGGGTTCCGGGGCCGCCGCCAGCGACGCCGTTGGCGCTGACGGCGACCGCTTCCCCGCGGTGCCGGCCGCCGCGGCGGCATCCCCGGTGCCAGGGGAGGCACCCGCGAAGTCCTGGTAGTACCGGGTCGAGACCTCGGCATCCAACTTGATTTCCAGCAGGGCCGGTCCGGGGGAACCGACCAGGTCGGCCACCGCCGCTTCAAGGTCCGGCACGCTGGTGACGGCCCGGGCCGGCAGGCCGAGCGCGGTGGCGGTGGCGGCGAAGTCGACCGGGTCGAACCAGGCAAGCGTGTCCGGGACGCCGTGGTGCCGGCAGATGTGCACCTCGGCGCCGTAGGCGCTGTCGTTCATCACGACCACCAGCAGCCGCAGCCCGTACCGGCGCACGCTGTCCAGTTCGGACAGCGACATCATCAGGCCGCCGTCGCCCACGAAGCAGACGGTGAGCCGCTCCGGGCGGGCCGCGGCGGCGCCGACCGCGGCCGGCAGCGCCAGGCCGATCGCGCCGAACGCCGACGGTGAGACGTAGCCGGTCGGGTCGGGCACCGGAAGGTACCGGCTGGGCACCGACATGAAGTGCCCGACGTCGACCACGAGCTGCCGCTGCGCGGGCAGGGTCCGGCGCAGGGCCAGCGTGGCGGGGTGGATGTCCAGCCGGTCGGCCGGCGCACCGGGCCGCGGCGGCGGGAACTCGGCGGCCACGTCGTAGCCGGCGATCTCGGCGGCGAGTTCGGGCGACCGGTGGACGCCGCGACCGCCGCCGGCGGCCTCGATCGCGTCGGCGAGCGCCGCCGCGGTGACCGCGGCGTCGGCGACCAGTCCGAACTGGACCGGCGTCCACCGCCCGATGGCCTCGGGATCGGTGTCGACCTGGATGACGGTGCCGGTGAACAGGGTGCCCTTCGCCGTGGTCCACCGGTTGAGACTGGCGCCGAAGACCACCACGCAGTCCGCCTCGGCGATCACCCGGCGGGCCAGGTCGGTGGCGAAGCCACCGCAGACGCCGAGGTCGTACGGGTCGGCCGCGAACAACCCCTTGGCGAACAGGCTGGTGCAGACCGCCGCGCCGGTCACCTCGGCCAGCCGGCGCAGCGCCTGCCGGGCCTCGGAGCGGACCGCGCCGCGCCCGGCCAGCAGCACCGGCCGGCGGGCCGCGGCTACGACCCGGGCCACCTCGGCCACCACCGCCTCGGCGGGTTCCACCGGTTCCGGCACCGGCGGCAGCCAGCGCTGGACCGGTTCGCTGGTGCTGGCCATCTGCACGTCCACCGGCAGGTCGAGCAGC is a genomic window containing:
- a CDS encoding CaiB/BaiF CoA-transferase family protein; translation: MKPTEPAAPNSVNPHGTTSNGSTPGPLAGILVADFSRVLAGPYATMLLADLGATVVKVESPAGDDTRRWGPPWHDGVSTYYQSINRNKRSVVLDLRTDHGRAYARRLAARADVLVQNFRPGGATRLGLGHSELSRINPALVYCSITGYGPDADPALPAYDLVVQAVSGMMSLTGPDPQTPSKAGIPISDVLAGLHAAIGVLAALHHRESSGTGQHIEVSLLGSTLSGMVNFAGGYALGGHVARGMGIRHPSICPYEPFPTADRELIVAAGNDRQFAALCRCVGRPELAADERFATNAARVANRAELFEILAARLAERGADAWTTLLGRAGVPCGPINDIAQGMSLAADLGLQPVRDVAGSRQVASPFRLSATPVTYRCAPPGLGADTTDVLAWLDSMADGPLAD
- a CDS encoding thiamine pyrophosphate-binding protein — its product is MRVYEAVAACLADSGIDTLFGVVGEGNVALATCLSREHGVRYLAARREDGAVAMADGYARAGGQLGVCTVTHGPGLTNTVTAITEAVRARSPLLLLAGAVGRTDRTNRQRIDQRQLVAATGAEVIEVTDPRHALRDLHTALGRAVVRSTVVLLDLPVDVQMASTSEPVQRWLPPVPEPVEPAEAVVAEVARVVAAARRPVLLAGRGAVRSEARQALRRLAEVTGAAVCTSLFAKGLFAADPYDLGVCGGFATDLARRVIAEADCVVVFGASLNRWTTAKGTLFTGTVIQVDTDPEAIGRWTPVQFGLVADAAVTAAALADAIEAAGGGRGVHRSPELAAEIAGYDVAAEFPPPRPGAPADRLDIHPATLALRRTLPAQRQLVVDVGHFMSVPSRYLPVPDPTGYVSPSAFGAIGLALPAAVGAAAARPERLTVCFVGDGGLMMSLSELDSVRRYGLRLLVVVMNDSAYGAEVHICRHHGVPDTLAWFDPVDFAATATALGLPARAVTSVPDLEAAVADLVGSPGPALLEIKLDAEVSTRYYQDFAGASPGTGDAAAAAGTAGKRSPSAPTASLAAAPEPVPAESDAA